DNA from Triticum urartu cultivar G1812 unplaced genomic scaffold, Tu2.1 TuUngrouped_contig_5767, whole genome shotgun sequence:
CCAGCTCACCACCAGTTTATTTAGATTATTTCGGGCTAGTTTATTTTGCTTATTCAGTATTGCTTCTGTTTATATAGCTGCCCAGTGATCCCACTCGATTAATAAATTAAGTTCTGCATATTTCAATATTTGTTTCATTTATCTGTACAAATATTTATCACTCTTTTCTTCCCCTGTGCCTCATAGCTCGGATAGGAAAACAAGGATTTCGTCCCTGCCGTCGCCAGCGGCCTCTACCAGACCTCATCCTCCTCCGTCCAGGAGACGGCGATGGCGGCGAGGGCACTCGGGCTCGCTGGCCGAGCGCTCCTGCGACCGGTCGCCTCACCAGGCACCCAATGGCTGCTGTCGACTGACAAGGTACGTTTACCAGCTGCCCGTTCTAATCAACATCGCTCCCTTCCAATGCATTTCCAGCTAACTTGGTCTAAATGAAATTGTAAGTGGCAATACGATGGTAGAGTGAATTTGTACTGAAGCAGATAAATTCAGGAGTTAGGCAAGTGTGTGCGTGCCTCTTGAGTGGCACAATGCTTCATACTGATTCCGCTACAATGCTAGGAAATAGAAGAAGAGAAGAAAACATAGGTGTTCTTTTCATCATTTCCTTGTTTCTTGCTACTGTTCCACCTCTTGAGTGGCACAATGCTTCATACTGATTCCGCTACAATGCTAGGAAATAGAAGAAGAGAAGAAAACATAGGTGTTTTTTTCATCATTTCCTTGTTTCTTGCTACTGTTCCACCTCTTCTAAAGGTGGCCCTTTCCCTTTGCCATTGACAGCTAACCTACCAAACCAAGTCGAGTGCTGTTTGCAACCACAAATGCTACTCCATATAGCTTTGAATCTTATGTGATCTTACAGACGCATTACTATATACACACACCTTGTCTTGTTCATTTTTTCAAGTTTTGCTGAGACATCAACAAAGCAGTGGATCTTGTTATCTGGTGCTTGATAGTTGAGTCTCAATTTGTGCTTTTGCAGAACTCACTGCAGGGCCTTACGAACGGCGATCCGGTGAGCCGCCTCATGCAAACACGGAAGCAGAATGACAGCATTTACCGTCGCTTTGCTGAAAATGATTTCACAGGCGGCGGTAGCAGGTCTGGCCGATTAAACATGGAAATAACGTGGACAGCGGCTCCGCGAGTAAAGATGGATGTTCTACACATCACACCCAAGGAGAAAAAGACCTTTGTGACCGTGACGGACGTCAAGGAGAACAGGAAGGCCGGGGCTTCTGCTGGCTGCTTGGAGGATCGTAAAGGGCGGTCTCGTCTTGCTCGGTGCGCAGGTGAAGCAACAGGGAAACACATGGGGCGATCCGCCAGCACGATTGGCCTCAAGTCGATCGTCGTGAAAGTGAAAGGATGTTCCTTTTtcaggaagaagaagaaagtgCTCTTGAGCTTTGCTGCCGGTTCCCGAGGTGAAAGAGTGAGGAGCCTTTCTCCTAAATAAGCCCTTCACCTGCAGGAACAAGCAAGAAGAGTGAAAATCAATATCCTGTCGGAAGGAGAAGCAAAAAGACCGACTGGTTCCCAAATAACATGATGAGCCTACAAGTATTTATGATTATTAGACAGTCTTAGATCGGCTCTTGTATAAGACATAAACATTTTGTTATTTCCTGTAATCCTGCTTGaattgatgtctttgttttgatCTGACATGGTTGCAGTTTCCTCTTTTTGTGGATTATTCTCTGTCGACAGCACTGCAAGTGTATCTGCTGAGATGCTACTAAGTAGTACTGGTAGGATGCGAACTGGTTATCTCACGTCAAACCTTTCTACACTAGCATTTTGCAAGAAGCAAAAAGTGTTTCAAGTTGCAAGTAATTTGAACGGCAATGCATCTCTCTTAGGTTTCTTAAGCAATGGAAGTATCTTAAAAGTGGGTAACTAAAATCTCTATTGTAGCTAGGAGTGGCTTCTCTGACATTGTTGGTTCAGACAAGAATGTAGTATTGTCAAGGAACTGATGAAAGATTAGTTGCAGCAAGGAAGACACTGAATCTTGACAGCATCAAACACAGACCATGCATGAGATGCTATGAATGTACCGAGATAAATAATTCCACGATTTCATTAATGAAAGAATATCGCATATACTATAATAATGGACAGTTCATGATGGCAAATTCACAAGCAAGAAAACGTAAGAAAGAAAGCACAGTTAACTCATGCTCCAATCAAAATGCAGAAACCACTGGATTTTTCCTGAATTTTGTTGCACATACTACTACTGTCTCCAATCATTTGGCTTGTGGTACATGCATGCAGTGGCGGAGCTTGAAAGAAATCTTTGGAAGGGCGAAGCTGTAAAAAAACAAATATGAAATCGTACGTATTCAACAAGTTAGATGTTGCAAATATCAAGTAACTTAGATAATTATATTGATCTTCTCCAGATTAGCTTACAAAATACATTTCTAATCAGTAGAGAATTAGGTTCACTACAAAGTTCTATTTAACCGTGGAACATTCAGTTCACTATTGACCAGCTCCAGAACAAAAGAAACTATACCCAAAATACTATTTAACCATGGAGGATCCAGTTCACTACAGATCAGCCCTTCGTTTCTTTACACCCTTAAAGTGCACAAGAACATCTTCATAGCTGTACTTCTCCACAATTTCACTCTCTATGTTTACTAGCAAGCTATTGGCTAGATAATCATCTTCCATAGTATTACGTAGCCTTGTCTTGATGATCTTCAAAGTAGAGAATGCTCGTGTTATGGCGCTGCTAGGAGGGCGCGTGAGGGCCGGCCGGGGGCCTTTTTGCCCACGGCCGGGTAAGAGGGaagggatttccttcttaattcttgcttgattagattgatacatctcctctctttatataaagaggtttacttgactcccaagCAAGGCTTACTTGACCCCTAAGCAAGCGACCCTTATCTCTGATTAACCCTAAGATTAACGGGCTATACCGCCAGCCCAGGccattaggcccattacgtactctaacaGCTCGCTCGGCACTTGCTGTAGAAACTGGAAGAGTTAGAAGCAATCGCAACAATCGATCAACCAAATTGT
Protein-coding regions in this window:
- the LOC125529680 gene encoding uncharacterized protein LOC125529680, translated to MAARALGLAGRALLRPVASPGTQWLLSTDKNSLQGLTNGDPVSRLMQTRKQNDSIYRRFAENDFTGGGSRSGRLNMEITWTAAPRVKMDVLHITPKEKKTFVTVTDVKENRKAGASAGCLEDRKGRSRLARCAGEATGKHMGRSASTIGLKSIVVKVKGCSFFRKKKKVLLSFAAGSRGERVRSLSPK